A genome region from Bufo gargarizans isolate SCDJY-AF-19 chromosome 2, ASM1485885v1, whole genome shotgun sequence includes the following:
- the LOC122926984 gene encoding paramyosin-like, whose amino-acid sequence MNQLEEEWRQLQDEQDHIKDEQNQLLLERNQVPAAQQAIKAKYEQLKAAWKKTVALQSEVMNKKRKVWTTVKPFMAQYATQLISLLLIGMVFTGYKLSSEGTRLEHEWRRLQDERDQLLLERRHLLAAHQAIQAENTQTKTAWKEIVTLQSEFMEKVIDKMVFNGNKLSSEGTRLEHEWRRLQDERDQLQEERDQLLLERRNLLAAHKAIQAENKQTQAAWKEIVTLQSEFMKKVIDKRGNKGPMDGDEDWSFYMRTAMKVLDIAAQFVPLAKYFV is encoded by the exons ATGAATCAGTTAGAAGAAGAATGGAGACAATTACAGGATGAACAGGACCATATAAAGGATGAACAAAACCAGCTACTGCTCGAGAGGAATCAAGTACCGGCTgcacagcaagcaatcaaagcaaaatacGAACAGCTAAAGGCAGCTTGGAAGAAAACTGTGGCATTGCAAAGTGAAGTCATGAATAAG AAAAGAAAAGTGTGGACCACAGTGAAGCCCTTTATGGCTCAGTATGCAACACAACTTATCTCGTTGCTCTTAATTGGAATG GTTTTCACTGGCTACAAATTGAGCAGTGAAGGGACTCGATTAGAACATGAATGGAGACGACTACAGGATGAACGAGACCAACTACTGCTCGAGAGGAGGCATCTACTGGCTGCACATCAAGCAATCCAAGCAGAAAACACGCAGACAAAGACGGCATGGAAGGAAATTGTTACACTGCAAAGTGAATTTATGGAAAAGGTTATAGATAAGATG GTTTTCAATGGCAACAAATTGAGCAGTGAAGGGACTCGATTAGAACATGAATGGAGACGACTACAGGATGAACGAGACCAACTACAGGAGGAACGAGACCAACTACTGCTCGAGAGGAGGAATCTACTGGCTGCACATAAAGCAATCCAAGCAGAAAACAAGCAGACACAGGCGGCATGGAAGGAAATTGTTACACTGCAAAGTGAATTTATGAAAAAGGTTATAGATAAGAGGGGAAATAAAGGCCCAATGGACGGCGATGAGGACTGGAGCTTCTACATGAGGACAGCAATGAAGGTTTTGGATATAGCTGCTCAGTTTGTCCCATTAGCAAAATACTTTGTTTAA